The proteins below come from a single Prosthecobacter sp. SYSU 5D2 genomic window:
- a CDS encoding metallophosphoesterase: MRILAIGDIHGCSIALRTLLDVVQPGSDDIVVPLGDYVDRGPDSKGVIEIMLGLEKTTQLKPLTGNHEVLFLDAMAEQVDVESWLRVGGRETMLSYVPEGTPMSWQHVPPEHLEFLSQRCLRHWESEHHFFVHANANSVFPLSEQSDDWLFWTRFDDSYPHVSGKTMVCGHTAQKSGIPALRPHAICIDTWACGEGWLTCLDVTTGQIVQTNQAGKVRKLTLEDLQDPPTATNLQLTPLA, encoded by the coding sequence ATGCGAATCCTGGCTATCGGAGACATCCACGGCTGTTCAATCGCTCTCCGCACACTGCTGGACGTGGTGCAGCCAGGGAGTGATGACATTGTGGTCCCCCTGGGTGATTATGTGGATCGTGGTCCTGACTCCAAAGGCGTCATCGAAATCATGCTGGGGCTGGAAAAGACGACGCAGCTTAAACCGCTGACGGGAAATCATGAAGTGCTGTTTTTGGATGCGATGGCGGAACAGGTGGATGTGGAATCCTGGCTGCGGGTGGGAGGCAGGGAGACGATGCTTTCCTATGTGCCCGAGGGCACGCCGATGTCCTGGCAGCACGTGCCACCGGAGCATCTGGAATTTCTCAGCCAGCGTTGCCTCCGGCATTGGGAAAGTGAGCATCATTTTTTTGTGCATGCGAATGCCAACTCGGTCTTTCCGCTGAGTGAGCAGAGCGATGACTGGCTGTTCTGGACCCGGTTTGATGACAGCTATCCGCATGTGTCCGGCAAGACGATGGTGTGCGGCCACACGGCTCAAAAGAGCGGCATACCAGCGCTCCGCCCCCACGCGATCTGCATTGACACCTGGGCCTGCGGAGAAGGCTGGCTAACCTGCCTGGACGTGACAACGGGTCAGATTGTGCAAACAAACCAGGCGGGAAAGGTCAGGAAGCTGACACTGGAGGATCTGCAAGATCCGCCGACTGCGACGAATCTTCAGCTCACTCCTTTGGCCTGA
- a CDS encoding uracil-DNA glycosylase family protein: MSTSARLIQAARTLSDGLHSLTFAPPTAYVYCPLDYARVPHELYLSRYGEGQKKVVFVGMNPGPFGMTQTGVPFGEIASVRDWMKIETPVGHPEKEHPKRRVTGFACKNSEVSGRRLWGLFAQRFGTAENFFKDHFVANYCPLVFMEEGGRNRTPDKLPANETEAMEKLCDAHLCEVLSTLDPEWVIGVGAFAEVRAQRAKDSLGGHFNVGRILHPSPASPLANRDWPGEATRQMVKQGVWAA, translated from the coding sequence ATGTCCACCTCCGCCCGCCTCATCCAGGCCGCCCGCACCCTGAGTGACGGTCTGCACTCACTGACCTTTGCCCCGCCGACAGCGTATGTTTATTGCCCGCTCGATTACGCACGGGTGCCGCATGAGCTTTACCTCAGCCGCTATGGCGAAGGTCAAAAGAAGGTCGTTTTTGTCGGCATGAACCCAGGTCCTTTTGGCATGACGCAAACCGGTGTTCCCTTTGGCGAGATCGCCTCCGTGCGCGACTGGATGAAGATTGAAACGCCCGTCGGCCATCCTGAAAAGGAGCATCCCAAGCGTCGCGTAACAGGCTTTGCCTGCAAAAACTCCGAGGTCAGCGGCCGCCGCCTCTGGGGGCTCTTTGCCCAGCGGTTTGGCACGGCTGAAAATTTCTTCAAAGACCACTTTGTGGCCAATTACTGCCCCCTTGTTTTTATGGAGGAAGGTGGTCGCAACCGCACGCCGGACAAACTTCCGGCCAACGAGACCGAAGCCATGGAAAAGCTCTGCGATGCCCATCTCTGCGAGGTCCTCTCCACATTGGATCCGGAGTGGGTCATCGGTGTCGGAGCCTTTGCAGAAGTGCGTGCCCAGCGTGCCAAGGACAGCCTCGGCGGTCATTTTAACGTGGGCCGCATCCTTCACCCCAGCCCTGCCAGCCCGCTGGCCAACCGGGACTGGCCCGGTGAGGCGACACGTCAAATGGTGAAGCAGGGCGTCTGGGCGGCCTGA
- the hemB gene encoding porphobilinogen synthase, with amino-acid sequence MNLPIRPRRNRQSPAIRDLVRETVLTPGNLIYPLFIQEGDENTPIAAMPGCQRWCLADLVKEAGEAHALGIPGVVLFPRIPDDLKTPSAEECYNDDGLVPRAIRALKAAHPTLMVITDVALDPYNSDGHDGLVAADGQILNDETVDVLCQQARCHARAGADIVAPSDMMDGRVAALRAALDYDGFTQVSIMSYTAKYASAYYGPFRGALDSAPKSGDKKTYQMDPANTIEALREAALDESEGADILMVKPAGPYLDIITRIRDASTLPIAAYQVSGEYLMIKAGAAAGWLDEDKVAMESLLGIRRAGANMILTYFAKKVASVL; translated from the coding sequence ATGAACCTGCCCATCCGTCCACGTCGCAACCGCCAGTCTCCCGCCATCCGCGATCTGGTGCGGGAGACGGTGCTCACTCCTGGCAATCTCATCTACCCGCTGTTCATTCAGGAAGGGGATGAAAACACTCCCATCGCTGCGATGCCAGGATGCCAGCGCTGGTGCCTGGCGGATCTGGTGAAGGAAGCAGGTGAGGCCCACGCCCTGGGCATTCCCGGCGTGGTTCTTTTCCCCCGTATCCCTGATGATCTCAAGACGCCAAGCGCTGAAGAATGTTATAACGACGACGGCCTTGTACCGCGTGCCATCCGTGCCCTCAAAGCCGCTCATCCGACACTGATGGTCATCACAGATGTGGCCTTGGATCCTTACAACAGCGACGGCCACGACGGCCTTGTCGCGGCGGATGGCCAAATCCTCAATGATGAAACAGTGGACGTGCTCTGCCAGCAGGCCCGCTGTCATGCCCGGGCCGGGGCGGACATCGTGGCACCAAGTGACATGATGGACGGTCGCGTGGCTGCCCTGCGGGCTGCATTGGACTACGACGGCTTTACGCAGGTCTCCATCATGAGCTACACGGCCAAATATGCCAGCGCCTACTATGGCCCTTTCCGCGGTGCGCTGGATTCCGCCCCCAAGTCCGGGGATAAAAAGACCTATCAAATGGACCCTGCGAATACCATCGAAGCTCTTCGCGAAGCCGCCCTGGATGAGTCTGAAGGGGCGGATATCCTCATGGTCAAACCTGCCGGTCCTTATCTGGACATCATCACCCGTATCCGCGATGCCAGCACCCTGCCTATCGCTGCGTATCAGGTCAGCGGGGAGTATCTCATGATCAAAGCCGGTGCTGCCGCCGGGTGGCTGGATGAGGACAAAGTGGCCATGGAATCCCTCCTCGGCATCCGTCGTGCCGGGGCCAATATGATCCTCACGTATTTTGCCAAAAAAGTCGCTTCCGTTCTCTGA
- a CDS encoding PVC-type heme-binding CxxCH protein → MKHLLPFFLALTGFIWAEPPPAGGIKSKTTYAAAYGPTNNEAMVDPAKELPRYPAVEPKDAVQTWQVKKGFKLELVANEPLVRDPIAVCFDERGRMFVCEMIDYSEMRDVTPHLGRISMLEDKDGDGFFETSQVFADNLPWPTGLTWANGGLYVGATPDIWRFEDKDDDGKAEVREKIYTGFGTGLKMLNVQGLMNSFQWGQDNRVHILAGGGNRGKIKCLVRPDLPEQELGGKDFWFDPLTHEFGLEGGGAQYGMSYDNYGRKFGCSNSDHLQYWVYDDKYAARNPYYSMPSARKSIAVDGGAAEVFRLSPDEPWRIIRTRWRIAGVVKGAVEGGGRVSGYFTGATGTTIYRGDAYGPEFLNNSFTGDAGGQLVHRKIIRYAENGIDLIGERPSDEHGIEFAASHDTWTRVVNFANAPDGHLYICDMYREIIEHPWSVPDEIKKHLDLNSGNDRGRIWRIVKNTDDKPVGYRTRPALDKASTEELVQTLAHPNGWHRDTATRLLYERKPMASMLPLQAMMEGDTDPVAKLHVLQALQSIGQLNEAVLLTALKDKDTFVKERALALLDTVYPDVQYPAEVIKVITDRSFKSSSPRLAYQLALTLAGLPSGHKAVSSLRRSSREVRMVEAIASGRPEHAFRLQKEMEQNPQKVGDPHELQLALINIIGARNESAEIQELLQLWTLEHRQLQSDKLAALGTGLRRAGTTLAKVDKEGKLNAVFTQASLTAQDSIADERARLEALSLLSLATKDQALAAVEACLKPDQSEAIQAAAVKSLKDLGTKDLAKTCLTVWPGLKPKARETALAALMARDDSVLALLESMGADTPVLKPADLSASQVQALAKHKNDKVAALAKTVLASVIPPSREEVVKKFQPALSLKGDAAAGNLVFMARCFACHVANGQGIEVGPNMTTVKTRGKDGLLTAILEPHKEVASQYIAYTVNTKDGQTLSGIIAKDDASSMTLKMMGGAEVTVQRSNIQGSNSIGQSLMPEGLEQGMSVQEMADLISFIEAAN, encoded by the coding sequence ATGAAGCATCTCCTCCCATTCTTCCTTGCTCTCACTGGTTTCATATGGGCAGAGCCCCCTCCGGCAGGCGGCATCAAATCCAAGACCACTTATGCCGCCGCGTATGGACCAACCAATAATGAGGCCATGGTGGATCCCGCCAAGGAACTGCCGCGTTATCCGGCGGTGGAGCCGAAGGATGCCGTCCAGACCTGGCAGGTGAAAAAAGGCTTCAAGCTGGAACTCGTCGCCAATGAGCCTCTTGTGCGTGATCCCATCGCTGTCTGTTTTGACGAGCGAGGTCGCATGTTTGTGTGTGAGATGATTGATTACTCGGAGATGCGCGATGTCACCCCGCATCTGGGCCGCATTTCCATGTTGGAGGACAAGGATGGCGATGGCTTTTTTGAAACCAGCCAGGTTTTTGCCGACAATCTTCCCTGGCCCACCGGTCTCACTTGGGCCAATGGCGGTCTCTATGTCGGTGCCACGCCTGATATCTGGCGCTTTGAGGACAAGGATGATGACGGCAAAGCCGAAGTCCGTGAAAAGATCTATACGGGCTTTGGCACCGGTTTGAAAATGCTCAACGTGCAGGGCCTCATGAACAGCTTCCAATGGGGGCAGGACAACCGCGTGCATATTCTCGCAGGCGGCGGCAACCGGGGGAAGATCAAATGCCTTGTGCGGCCTGATCTGCCTGAGCAGGAGCTGGGCGGCAAGGACTTCTGGTTTGATCCGCTCACTCATGAATTCGGCCTGGAAGGCGGCGGTGCCCAGTATGGCATGAGCTATGACAACTACGGTCGCAAGTTCGGCTGCTCAAACTCCGACCACCTTCAATACTGGGTCTATGATGACAAATATGCCGCCCGCAATCCCTACTACTCCATGCCGTCGGCCCGCAAGAGCATCGCGGTGGATGGCGGCGCGGCGGAAGTCTTCCGCCTCAGTCCGGATGAGCCCTGGCGCATCATCCGCACACGGTGGCGCATCGCCGGCGTTGTGAAGGGAGCTGTGGAAGGCGGCGGCCGCGTCAGCGGTTACTTCACCGGAGCCACCGGCACCACCATCTATCGTGGCGATGCGTACGGCCCTGAGTTTCTGAACAACAGCTTCACCGGCGATGCCGGCGGCCAGCTGGTTCATCGCAAAATCATCCGTTATGCCGAGAACGGCATTGATCTGATCGGAGAGCGTCCATCGGACGAACATGGTATCGAATTTGCCGCCAGTCATGATACCTGGACCCGTGTCGTCAACTTCGCCAATGCCCCCGACGGCCATCTCTACATCTGCGACATGTATCGCGAGATCATCGAGCACCCCTGGTCCGTGCCGGATGAAATCAAAAAACATCTGGACCTGAACAGCGGCAATGACCGTGGCCGCATCTGGCGCATCGTCAAAAACACTGATGACAAACCCGTCGGTTATCGCACCCGTCCAGCGCTGGACAAAGCCTCCACCGAGGAACTCGTCCAGACCCTCGCCCACCCGAATGGCTGGCATCGCGATACCGCCACCCGGCTACTGTATGAAAGGAAACCCATGGCTTCCATGCTGCCTCTTCAGGCGATGATGGAAGGTGACACGGATCCCGTGGCCAAGCTACATGTCCTGCAGGCCCTTCAGTCGATTGGCCAGCTTAATGAAGCCGTGCTTCTTACAGCGCTTAAAGACAAGGACACGTTCGTGAAAGAGCGAGCACTAGCACTGTTGGACACAGTTTACCCGGATGTGCAATACCCCGCTGAGGTGATCAAGGTGATCACCGATCGTTCATTCAAATCTTCTTCGCCGAGGCTCGCTTATCAACTGGCACTCACCTTGGCAGGTCTGCCATCGGGTCATAAAGCCGTGAGTTCCCTGCGGCGGTCTTCCCGAGAAGTAAGGATGGTTGAAGCGATTGCCAGCGGTCGGCCTGAACACGCCTTTAGACTGCAAAAGGAAATGGAGCAAAACCCACAAAAAGTAGGCGATCCCCATGAACTCCAGCTCGCTTTGATCAACATCATCGGCGCACGCAATGAAAGCGCAGAAATTCAGGAGCTTCTTCAATTGTGGACGCTTGAACACCGTCAGCTTCAGTCAGACAAACTCGCCGCTCTGGGCACTGGTCTCCGCCGTGCGGGTACCACTCTGGCAAAGGTGGACAAGGAAGGAAAACTCAATGCAGTTTTTACCCAAGCCTCCTTGACCGCTCAAGACAGCATCGCCGATGAACGAGCCAGGCTTGAAGCGCTCAGCCTGCTTTCCCTGGCCACCAAAGACCAGGCCCTGGCGGCGGTGGAAGCCTGTTTGAAACCCGACCAGTCCGAAGCCATTCAGGCTGCCGCCGTGAAGTCATTGAAGGACCTGGGGACAAAGGATCTCGCCAAGACCTGCCTCACGGTCTGGCCCGGCCTGAAGCCCAAGGCCCGTGAAACCGCGCTGGCCGCCCTGATGGCACGCGATGACAGCGTGCTTGCTCTTCTGGAATCCATGGGGGCGGATACGCCCGTCCTGAAACCGGCAGATCTGAGTGCCTCCCAGGTCCAGGCTTTGGCCAAGCATAAAAACGACAAGGTGGCCGCCTTGGCCAAGACTGTCCTCGCCTCCGTCATCCCGCCGTCTCGCGAGGAAGTGGTGAAGAAATTCCAGCCCGCCCTCAGCCTGAAAGGCGATGCTGCCGCAGGCAATCTGGTCTTCATGGCGCGTTGTTTTGCCTGCCATGTCGCCAACGGGCAGGGGATCGAAGTCGGTCCGAACATGACCACCGTCAAAACCCGGGGCAAAGACGGCCTCCTCACTGCCATTCTGGAGCCGCACAAGGAAGTGGCCTCGCAATACATCGCCTACACGGTCAATACCAAGGACGGCCAGACTCTCAGCGGAATCATTGCCAAGGACGATGCCAGCAGCATGACCCTCAAAATGATGGGCGGGGCCGAGGTCACCGTGCAGCGCTCCAACATCCAGGGCAGCAATTCCATTGGCCAGAGCCTCATGCCAGAGGGGCTGGAGCAGGGGATGAGCGTCCAGGAGATGGCGGATCTGATCAGCTTCATCGAAGCTGCAAACTAG
- a CDS encoding FAD-dependent oxidoreductase, giving the protein MPKFKLCIIGTGISGLGCAYLLDKKFDITLYEAGDYIGGHTNTVTVTEDGKELPVDTGFMVFNHQTYPLLCRLFKELGVETKRTDMSFSLRHLPTGYEYNGKNLDTIFGQRSNLLSPRFWKFLLKIKRFNEETVAAMNDPRFEHMTLREYAQARGYGQDFLDLYIIPMGSAVWSTPPELMLEFPARTLMHFWFNHGFLGMETRHPWWTVVDGSRQYVRKIVAPFRDRIHLNTPVERIERRDGCAVVYARGREPEIFDKVILATHAPTSLKMLADPTPLEQELLPLFKYQANVATLHTDDRFMPKTRKCWASWNYHIEFDKNGIIQPSTHYWMNLLQGVSEKTNYFVSINGEDAIDPAKVIRRISYEHPLFDVKATAAQKRLPELNRISKDQTTYYCGAWFRYGFHEDGFMSAVNLCRDLLGEEPW; this is encoded by the coding sequence ATGCCAAAATTTAAATTATGCATTATCGGAACCGGTATTTCCGGACTGGGATGCGCGTATTTATTAGACAAAAAATTCGACATAACATTGTACGAAGCTGGAGATTACATAGGAGGCCATACCAACACGGTCACCGTGACGGAAGACGGCAAGGAACTTCCCGTGGATACAGGGTTCATGGTCTTCAACCACCAGACCTATCCCCTGCTCTGCCGTCTGTTTAAAGAATTGGGCGTCGAAACCAAGCGGACGGACATGTCATTCAGCCTGCGGCATCTGCCCACGGGCTATGAATATAATGGCAAAAATCTGGATACGATTTTCGGACAGCGCAGCAACCTGCTGAGCCCGCGCTTTTGGAAGTTCCTGCTGAAGATCAAACGTTTCAATGAGGAGACGGTGGCCGCCATGAACGATCCCCGCTTTGAGCACATGACACTGCGTGAGTATGCGCAGGCCCGCGGATACGGGCAGGATTTTCTGGACCTCTACATCATTCCCATGGGCAGCGCGGTGTGGTCAACTCCGCCGGAACTGATGCTGGAATTCCCTGCGCGCACATTGATGCACTTTTGGTTCAACCATGGGTTTCTCGGCATGGAGACCCGGCATCCCTGGTGGACGGTAGTGGATGGCTCGCGCCAGTATGTGCGCAAGATCGTGGCCCCTTTCCGTGACCGCATTCATCTGAACACACCGGTGGAGAGGATCGAGCGCAGGGATGGCTGCGCCGTTGTTTATGCTCGTGGCCGTGAGCCGGAAATCTTTGACAAGGTGATCCTGGCCACCCATGCCCCCACCTCCTTAAAAATGCTGGCTGATCCAACGCCGCTGGAGCAGGAGCTGCTGCCGCTTTTCAAATACCAGGCCAATGTGGCGACGCTGCATACGGATGACCGGTTCATGCCCAAAACACGCAAATGCTGGGCTTCATGGAATTATCACATCGAATTCGACAAGAACGGAATCATCCAGCCGAGCACTCATTACTGGATGAATTTGCTGCAAGGGGTCTCTGAGAAAACAAACTACTTTGTCAGCATCAACGGAGAGGATGCCATTGATCCCGCCAAAGTGATCCGGCGAATTTCGTATGAGCATCCTCTGTTTGATGTGAAGGCCACGGCAGCTCAAAAGCGGCTGCCTGAGCTGAACCGGATCTCCAAAGACCAGACGACGTATTATTGCGGAGCCTGGTTCCGCTACGGCTTTCATGAAGACGGCTTCATGTCTGCGGTCAACCTGTGTCGCGATCTGCTGGGGGAGGAGCCTTGGTGA
- a CDS encoding DUF1365 domain-containing protein has product MNTQSAIYECEVMHHRLKPKTHRFIYRLFYLWLDLDELDGLDGKLRLFKRNRRALFSFHDADHILRDSQETKANVLQIIHEAGVDTSHIAMVRLLTFPRVLGYIFNPVCFYYCYDASGAPVCAVAEVTNTFHEQKPYVLKTQEGDRFRLITPKHFYVSPFFGLELNFDFKLRLPSEHLEIHVDDREGDERVMLTSLTGSRRELTDAALLVCALKYPLLTLRVIFLIHWHALRLWMKGLHVYKKAADPDLQKGVFRPHRSISPIKP; this is encoded by the coding sequence GTGAATACGCAATCCGCCATCTATGAATGCGAGGTGATGCACCACCGGCTGAAGCCGAAGACGCACCGTTTCATCTATCGGTTGTTTTATCTCTGGCTGGACCTGGATGAACTGGACGGCCTGGACGGCAAACTGCGTCTGTTTAAGCGCAATCGTCGCGCGCTGTTCTCCTTCCATGATGCGGATCACATCCTGCGGGACAGCCAGGAGACCAAGGCGAATGTCTTGCAGATCATCCATGAGGCAGGTGTGGACACGTCACACATCGCCATGGTGCGGCTGCTGACCTTTCCACGCGTGCTCGGATACATCTTCAATCCGGTCTGCTTTTACTACTGCTATGATGCAAGCGGCGCACCTGTGTGCGCGGTGGCTGAAGTGACCAACACCTTCCATGAGCAGAAGCCTTATGTGCTGAAGACGCAGGAAGGAGACCGGTTCCGCCTGATCACGCCCAAGCATTTTTATGTCTCCCCCTTTTTCGGGTTGGAGCTGAATTTCGATTTCAAACTTCGGCTGCCGTCTGAGCACCTTGAGATTCATGTGGATGATCGCGAAGGTGACGAACGGGTGATGCTGACAAGTCTGACAGGCAGCCGCCGTGAACTGACTGATGCGGCTTTGCTGGTCTGCGCCTTGAAGTATCCGCTGCTGACGCTCCGCGTGATCTTTCTCATCCACTGGCATGCCCTCCGCCTTTGGATGAAAGGCCTGCACGTGTACAAAAAGGCCGCCGATCCGGACCTGCAAAAAGGGGTCTTCCGCCCTCATCGCTCCATCTCTCCCATCAAGCCATGA
- a CDS encoding cyclopropane-fatty-acyl-phospholipid synthase family protein → MNPTTLSLEDTDVVATLSATATSRRAGFYEKLVMSTLRSFPVGGLRMALPDGREHRLGNADGMPPLEMRVHNLEFFRQCALFGNIGFGESYVHGDWDAEDVAGVITWFIQNIHATQGSRASSTRLRGMNLLKFYNRALHLLRPNSLKTSRRNIAEHYDLGNDFYSLWLDRTMTYSAARFEHPGQPLEEAQFSKYEALCQKLELKATDHVLEIGCGWGGFCTHAAREYGCRVTAVTISQEQHKYATERVKKEGLDHLVEIRLQDYRLVTGQFDKIASIEMLEAVGEAYVNGYFAKCHELLKPEGLLAFQVITVPDCRYKNLVQGVDWIQKHIFPGSLLLSMARVNEAINKTGDLFLHGLEDLGAGYAKTLRLWFERFNERLDEVKALGFDETFIRKWNYYLQYCEAAFATRNISVVQAVYTRPNNVLLHRTW, encoded by the coding sequence ATGAACCCCACTACGCTCAGCCTCGAAGATACCGACGTCGTCGCCACACTCAGCGCAACCGCCACCTCCCGGCGGGCAGGTTTTTATGAAAAGCTGGTGATGAGCACGCTGAGAAGCTTTCCCGTCGGCGGGCTGCGAATGGCCCTGCCGGACGGGCGTGAACATCGCCTGGGAAATGCTGATGGAATGCCCCCACTGGAGATGCGGGTGCACAACCTGGAGTTCTTCCGCCAGTGCGCGCTGTTTGGAAACATCGGCTTTGGAGAATCCTACGTGCATGGAGACTGGGATGCGGAAGATGTGGCAGGCGTGATCACCTGGTTCATCCAGAACATTCACGCCACCCAAGGCAGCCGGGCTTCCTCCACCCGGTTGCGGGGAATGAACCTGCTCAAGTTCTACAACCGTGCCCTGCACCTGCTGCGGCCGAACAGCCTGAAGACAAGCCGACGGAACATCGCCGAACATTATGACCTGGGGAATGACTTTTATTCCCTGTGGCTGGACAGGACGATGACGTATTCTGCCGCCCGGTTTGAGCATCCCGGGCAGCCTTTGGAAGAGGCACAATTTTCCAAGTATGAGGCGCTCTGCCAAAAGCTGGAACTCAAAGCAACGGACCACGTGCTGGAGATTGGCTGCGGGTGGGGTGGATTTTGCACCCATGCCGCACGGGAATATGGCTGCCGGGTCACCGCTGTAACGATCTCCCAAGAACAGCACAAATATGCCACGGAACGGGTGAAGAAGGAAGGTCTTGACCATCTGGTGGAAATCCGGCTTCAGGATTACCGGCTGGTGACCGGGCAGTTTGACAAGATCGCTTCCATTGAAATGCTGGAGGCTGTGGGCGAAGCCTATGTGAACGGATACTTTGCCAAGTGTCATGAGCTCCTGAAGCCGGAAGGATTGCTGGCCTTTCAGGTCATCACCGTTCCCGACTGCCGCTACAAAAACCTTGTTCAGGGGGTGGACTGGATCCAGAAACACATCTTCCCTGGCTCGCTGCTGCTTAGCATGGCCCGGGTGAATGAGGCCATCAACAAAACCGGCGACCTGTTTCTCCACGGCCTGGAGGACCTTGGAGCCGGTTATGCCAAAACGCTCCGTCTTTGGTTCGAGCGGTTCAACGAGCGCCTGGATGAGGTGAAAGCGCTGGGATTTGACGAGACCTTCATTCGCAAGTGGAACTACTACCTGCAATACTGTGAAGCGGCCTTTGCCACCCGAAACATCAGTGTGGTGCAGGCGGTCTATACCCGGCCTAACAATGTCCTGCTTCACCGCACCTGGTAA
- a CDS encoding DUF1475 family protein, with protein sequence MILTLRIFFIIVLLSMLAVTTWASKQIPLWKIPYETWTHPWWIATLFDAYWGFLTFYCWIVYKEVSWIARGAWFIAVLLLGNIAMAVYALIQLFKVPLNSRAEDVLLRRNP encoded by the coding sequence ATGATTCTTACCCTGCGCATCTTCTTCATCATCGTGCTGCTTTCCATGCTGGCGGTCACCACCTGGGCCAGCAAGCAGATCCCCTTGTGGAAGATACCGTATGAGACGTGGACCCATCCCTGGTGGATCGCAACGCTGTTTGATGCGTATTGGGGCTTCCTGACGTTTTATTGCTGGATCGTTTATAAAGAGGTGTCCTGGATTGCCCGTGGAGCATGGTTCATCGCGGTGCTGTTGCTGGGGAATATCGCCATGGCGGTGTATGCGCTGATCCAGCTCTTCAAAGTACCGCTGAATAGCAGGGCTGAAGATGTGCTGCTTAGGAGAAACCCATGA
- a CDS encoding DUF2062 domain-containing protein, producing MKEKKSSLWRRWVIDPIIQQLTQGTSPSKIAQAIAYGIALGIFPIIGSNTLLTLLAGIPLKLNQPILQAFKTLAYPLQWALILGFYRAGEWLFNAPHVSIHVPSMIERFFAEPGPFFRDYGMTALYGIAVWCLVAPLLLAVIYYSTRPLIEHLAARISLRPSTP from the coding sequence ATGAAGGAGAAGAAGTCCAGCCTCTGGCGCCGTTGGGTGATAGATCCCATCATCCAGCAACTGACGCAGGGAACGAGCCCCTCAAAGATCGCACAGGCCATCGCCTATGGCATTGCGCTGGGCATCTTCCCCATCATTGGATCCAATACGCTGCTGACCCTGCTGGCCGGTATTCCGCTGAAGCTGAACCAGCCCATTTTACAGGCCTTCAAAACCCTGGCCTATCCTCTGCAATGGGCGCTGATCCTGGGCTTTTACCGGGCCGGGGAATGGCTGTTCAATGCACCTCATGTGAGCATCCACGTCCCCAGCATGATTGAAAGATTCTTTGCCGAGCCTGGGCCGTTTTTCAGGGATTATGGAATGACGGCCCTGTATGGCATCGCCGTCTGGTGCCTTGTGGCCCCGCTGCTGCTGGCCGTCATTTATTACAGCACCCGACCGCTCATCGAGCACCTGGCTGCCAGGATTTCGTTACGCCCTTCCACGCCATGA
- a CDS encoding DUF1295 domain-containing protein, which yields MILTVAALILLALFLLTWRLSIRLDNYSFVDVTWSLAFAPVALWYALAHDGWMPRRAVIGVLVAAWSLRLGLHLWKRVASHHPKEDVRYAVLREKWKVNRERAFLWFFLMQGALVWLLMLPVHLIAQQEAMEFHPLEYAGLALWLLALTGEGLADAQLAKFKKTNRDPNAICQAGLWRYSRHPNYFFQSLLWWGLFLMALPAPWGWTAIVAPLAMLHFLLNVTGIPLTEKLSIEKRGDVYREYQRTTSAFVPWFPKR from the coding sequence ATGATTCTGACCGTCGCCGCACTCATTCTACTGGCTCTGTTTCTGCTAACCTGGCGGCTGAGCATCCGGCTGGACAATTACAGCTTTGTGGATGTGACCTGGTCCCTGGCGTTTGCGCCGGTGGCTCTATGGTATGCGCTGGCCCATGATGGCTGGATGCCAAGACGGGCGGTCATCGGCGTGTTGGTGGCGGCCTGGAGCCTGCGACTGGGCCTGCACCTGTGGAAACGTGTGGCAAGCCATCATCCCAAGGAGGACGTGCGCTACGCAGTGCTGAGAGAAAAATGGAAGGTCAACCGCGAGCGGGCCTTCCTTTGGTTCTTCCTGATGCAAGGCGCACTGGTGTGGCTGCTGATGCTGCCTGTGCATCTCATTGCCCAGCAAGAAGCGATGGAGTTTCATCCTTTGGAATATGCCGGACTTGCTCTTTGGTTGCTGGCCCTGACTGGCGAAGGACTGGCGGATGCACAACTGGCCAAATTCAAAAAGACCAACAGAGATCCGAATGCCATCTGCCAGGCAGGACTGTGGCGCTACAGCCGGCATCCGAATTACTTTTTCCAGTCTTTGCTCTGGTGGGGCCTGTTTCTGATGGCTCTGCCGGCACCGTGGGGCTGGACGGCCATCGTGGCCCCGCTGGCCATGCTGCATTTCCTGCTGAATGTGACGGGCATTCCGCTGACCGAGAAGCTTTCCATCGAGAAACGCGGGGATGTTTACCGGGAGTATCAGCGCACGACCAGCGCCTTTGTCCCCTGGTTTCCGAAACGCTGA